The following proteins are encoded in a genomic region of Triticum dicoccoides isolate Atlit2015 ecotype Zavitan chromosome 1B, WEW_v2.0, whole genome shotgun sequence:
- the LOC119349019 gene encoding alpha,alpha-trehalose-phosphate synthase [UDP-forming] 1-like isoform X2, with protein MRPNQPAGESSRRSMSADAAGTNIISRRRSRLGDEAMPTPSSNAPDSSPFSNDGGASPSAIDRMLRGSGRRHHLPTAASPDAMDTDVVEPAAASLADCGAQSRPEGGPHASMDDAGGGGSGGHAPRPPLSGPRSGFRRLGLRGMKQRLLVVANRLPVSANRRGEDQWSLEISAGGLVSALLGVKDVDAKWIGWAGVNVPDEVGQQALTNALAEKRCIPVFLDEEIVHQYYNGYCNNILWPLFHYLGLPQEDRLATTRNFESQFDAYKRANQMFADVVYEHYQEGDVIWCHDYHLMFLPRCLKEHDINMKVGWFLHTPFPSSEIYRTLPSRSELLRSVLCADLVGFHTYDYARHFVSACTRILGLEGTPEGVEDQGKLTRVAAFPIGIDSDRFKRALDIDAAKRHVNELKQRFAGRKVMLGVDRLDMIKGIPQKILAFEKFLEENPEWIDKVVLLQIAVPTRTDVPEYQKLTSQVHEIVGRINGRFGTLSAVPIHHLDRSLDFHALCALYAVTDVALVTSLRDGMNLVSYEYVACQGSKKGVLILSEFAGAAQSLGAGAILVNPWNITEVADSIKHALTMTSDEREKRHRHNYAHVTTHTAQDWAETFVCELNDTVAEALMRTRQVPPDLPNRTAIQQYLQSKNRLLILGFNSTLTEPVESSGRRGGDQIKEMELKLHPDLKGPLRALCEDESTTVIVLSGSDRSVLDENFGEFNLWLAAEHGMFLRPTDGEWMTTMPEHLNMDWVDSVKHVFEYFTERTPRSHFEHRETSFVWNYKYADVEFGRLQARDMLQHLWTGPISNAAVDVVQGSRSVEVRSVGVTKGAAIDRILGEIVHSKSMVTPIDYVLCIGHFLGKDEDIYVFFDPEYPSEPKVKPDGASVSVDRRQNGRPSNGRSNSRNSQARTQKPQVAAPPPERSSSSSDHSTANNNSHHDWREGSSVLDLNGDNYFSCAVGRKRSNARYLLNSSEDVVSFLKEMAESTTPRAGGLPPGAAADYMFLDRQ; from the exons ATGAG GCCGAATCAGCCGGCGGGGGAGTCGTCGCGGCGGTCCATGAGCGCTGACGCCGCGGGCACCAACATCATCAGCAGAAGAAGAAGCAGGCTGGGCGACGAAGCCATGCCGACCCCGTCCTCCAACGCCCCCGACTCCTCGCCCTTCTCCAACGACGGCGGCGCCTCGCCGAGCGCCATCGACCGCATGCTCCGGGGCAGCGGCCGGCGCCACCACCTGCCCACGGCCGCGTCCCCCGACGCCATGGACACGGACGTCGTGGAGCCCGCCGCGGCCTCCCTCGCCGACTGCGGCGCCCAGTCGCGCCCCGAGGGCGGCCCGCACGCCAGCATGGACGACGCCGGCGGTGGCGGGTCGGGGGGCCACGCCCCGCGGCCGCCGCTCTCCGGTCCCCGCAGCGggttccgccgcctcggcctccgcGGCATGAAGCAGCGCCTCCTCGTCGTGGCCAACCGCCTCCCCGTCTCCGCTAATCGCCGCGGCGAGGATCAGTGGTCCCTGGAGATCAGCGCCGGTGGCCTCGTCAGCGCGCTCCTCG GTGTGAAGGATGTCGACGCGAAGTGGATTGGCTGGGCCGGTGTGAACGTCCCCGACGAGGTCGGCCAGCAGGCTCTCACCAATGCACTCGCCGAGAAG AGATGCATACCAGTGTTCCTGGACGAGGAGATCGTGCACCAGTACTACAACGGCTACTGCAACAACATACTCTGGCCGCTCTTCCACTACCtggggctgccgcaggaggacaggCTGGCAACCACGAGGAACTTCGAGTCGCAGTTCGACGCGTACAAGCGAGCCAACCAGATGTTTGCTGATGTCGTCTACGAGCACTACCAGGAAGGGGATGTCATCTGGTGCCATGACTACCACCTCATGTTCCTGCCCAGGTGCCTCAAGGAGCATGACATCAACATGAAGGTCGGGTGGTTCCTGCACACGCCGTTCCCTTCCTCGGAGATTTACCGCACCCTGCCATCACGCTCGGAGCTGCTTCGCTCCGTGCTCTGCGCTGATTTAGTCGG ATTTCATACATACGACTATGCAAGGCATTTCGTGAGCGCATGTACCAGGATACTCGGACTTGAGGGTACCCCTGAAGGTGTGGAGGACCAGGGAAAGTTAACACGGGTTGCAGCG TTTCCTATTGGGATAGACTCTGATCGTTTCAAAAGGGCGTTGGACATTGATGCAGCAAAAAGACATGTCAATGAATTGAAACAGCGATTTGCGGGACGGAAG GTAATGCTTGGTGTTGATCGACTTGACATGATCAAAGGAATTCCCCAAAAGATTTTGGCCTTTGAAAAGTTTCTTGAGGAAAACCCTGAATGGATTGATAAAGTGGTTCTGCTTCAAATTGCTGTGCCAACTAGAACTGACGTCCCTGAGT ATCAGAAGCTTACAAGCCAAGTGCATGAAATTGTTGGGCGCATAAATGGACGATTTGGAACATTGTCTGCTGTTCCTATTCATCATCTG GATCGATCTCTTGATTTCCATGCCTTGTGTGCTCTTTATGCAGTCACTG ATGTGGCTCTTGTAACATCACTGAGGGATGGCATGAATCTTGTAAGCTACGAATATGTTGCATGCCAGGGATCAAAAAAAGGAGTTTTGATATTGAGTGAG TTTGCCGGTGCAGCACAATCGCTTGGTGCTGGTGCCATTCTTGTAAATCCCTGGAATATTACAGAAGTTGCAGACTCAATAAAACATGCTTTAACAATGACATCTGATGAGAGAGAGAAGCGGCACAGGCATAACTACGCGCATGTAACAACTCATACCGCCCAAGATTGGGCTGAAACTTTTGTATG TGAGCTAAACGATACAGTTGCTGAAGCTCTGATGAGAACAAGACAAGTTCCTCCTGACCTTCCTAATCGAACGGCCATCCAGCAATATCTGCAGTCAAAAAATCGTTTGCTCATATTG GGTTTCAATTCAACATTGACCGAGCCAGTTGAATCCTCTGGGAGAAGGGGCGGTGATCAAATCAAGGAGATGGAACTCAAGTTGCATCCCGACTTAAAGGGTCCTTTGAGAGCCCTCTGCGAGGACGAGAGCACTACGGTTATCGTTCTCAGCGGAAGCGACAGGAGTGTTCTTGATGAA AATTTCGGAGAATTTAACTTGTGGCTGGCAGCAGAGCATGGGATGTTCTTACGCCCAACTGATGGAGAATGGATGACAACAATGCCTGAGCACCTGAACATGGATTGGGTCGACAGTGTAAAG CATGTTTTTGAGTACTTCACAGAAAGAACCCCAAGATCTCATTTTGAACATCGCGAAACATCATTTGTGTGGAACTACAAGTATGCCG ATGTTGAGTTTGGGAGGCTCCAAGCAAGGGATATGCTGCAGCACTTGTGGACCGGTCCAATCTCAAATGCAGCTGTGGATGTTGTTCAAGGGAGCCGGTCGGTTGAAGTTCGCTCTGTTGGAGTTACAAAG GGTGCTGCAATTGATCGTATTCTAGGAGAGATAGTTCACAGCAAAAGCATGGTCACTCCGATTGACTATGTACTATGTATAGGACACTTCCTAGGAAAG GACGAGGACATCTATGTGTTTTTCGACCCTGAATACCCTTCTGAACCAAAAGTGAAACCGGACGGTGCCTCGGTATCCGTGGACAGGAGGCAGAACGGGCGGCCATCCAACGGCCGGAGCAACTCGAGGAACTCGCAGGCGAGGACACAGAAGCCTCAGGTCGCGGCGCCGCCTCCGGAGAGGTCATCGTCGTCGTCCGACCACAGCACCGCAAACAACAACAGCCACCATGACTGGCGCGAAGGGTCCTCGGTGCTGGACCTCAACGGCGACAACTACTTCTCCTGCGCCGTCGGGAGGAAGCGCTCCAACGCCCGTTACCTGCTCAACTCGTCGGAGGACGTCGTCTCCTTCCTCAAGGAGATGGCCGAGTCGACGACGCCTCGCGCCGGTGGCCTCCCGCCCGGCGCCGCCGCGGATTACATGTTCTTGGATAGGCAGTAG
- the LOC119349019 gene encoding alpha,alpha-trehalose-phosphate synthase [UDP-forming] 1-like isoform X1: MLHEPAGVGSHCSNEPRAARGGDRSGPNQPAGESSRRSMSADAAGTNIISRRRSRLGDEAMPTPSSNAPDSSPFSNDGGASPSAIDRMLRGSGRRHHLPTAASPDAMDTDVVEPAAASLADCGAQSRPEGGPHASMDDAGGGGSGGHAPRPPLSGPRSGFRRLGLRGMKQRLLVVANRLPVSANRRGEDQWSLEISAGGLVSALLGVKDVDAKWIGWAGVNVPDEVGQQALTNALAEKRCIPVFLDEEIVHQYYNGYCNNILWPLFHYLGLPQEDRLATTRNFESQFDAYKRANQMFADVVYEHYQEGDVIWCHDYHLMFLPRCLKEHDINMKVGWFLHTPFPSSEIYRTLPSRSELLRSVLCADLVGFHTYDYARHFVSACTRILGLEGTPEGVEDQGKLTRVAAFPIGIDSDRFKRALDIDAAKRHVNELKQRFAGRKVMLGVDRLDMIKGIPQKILAFEKFLEENPEWIDKVVLLQIAVPTRTDVPEYQKLTSQVHEIVGRINGRFGTLSAVPIHHLDRSLDFHALCALYAVTDVALVTSLRDGMNLVSYEYVACQGSKKGVLILSEFAGAAQSLGAGAILVNPWNITEVADSIKHALTMTSDEREKRHRHNYAHVTTHTAQDWAETFVCELNDTVAEALMRTRQVPPDLPNRTAIQQYLQSKNRLLILGFNSTLTEPVESSGRRGGDQIKEMELKLHPDLKGPLRALCEDESTTVIVLSGSDRSVLDENFGEFNLWLAAEHGMFLRPTDGEWMTTMPEHLNMDWVDSVKHVFEYFTERTPRSHFEHRETSFVWNYKYADVEFGRLQARDMLQHLWTGPISNAAVDVVQGSRSVEVRSVGVTKGAAIDRILGEIVHSKSMVTPIDYVLCIGHFLGKDEDIYVFFDPEYPSEPKVKPDGASVSVDRRQNGRPSNGRSNSRNSQARTQKPQVAAPPPERSSSSSDHSTANNNSHHDWREGSSVLDLNGDNYFSCAVGRKRSNARYLLNSSEDVVSFLKEMAESTTPRAGGLPPGAAADYMFLDRQ; the protein is encoded by the exons ATGTTGCATGAG CCGGCCGGAGTCGGATCCCATTGCAGCAACGAGCCCAGAGCAGCGCGAGGCGGCGACCGATCTGG GCCGAATCAGCCGGCGGGGGAGTCGTCGCGGCGGTCCATGAGCGCTGACGCCGCGGGCACCAACATCATCAGCAGAAGAAGAAGCAGGCTGGGCGACGAAGCCATGCCGACCCCGTCCTCCAACGCCCCCGACTCCTCGCCCTTCTCCAACGACGGCGGCGCCTCGCCGAGCGCCATCGACCGCATGCTCCGGGGCAGCGGCCGGCGCCACCACCTGCCCACGGCCGCGTCCCCCGACGCCATGGACACGGACGTCGTGGAGCCCGCCGCGGCCTCCCTCGCCGACTGCGGCGCCCAGTCGCGCCCCGAGGGCGGCCCGCACGCCAGCATGGACGACGCCGGCGGTGGCGGGTCGGGGGGCCACGCCCCGCGGCCGCCGCTCTCCGGTCCCCGCAGCGggttccgccgcctcggcctccgcGGCATGAAGCAGCGCCTCCTCGTCGTGGCCAACCGCCTCCCCGTCTCCGCTAATCGCCGCGGCGAGGATCAGTGGTCCCTGGAGATCAGCGCCGGTGGCCTCGTCAGCGCGCTCCTCG GTGTGAAGGATGTCGACGCGAAGTGGATTGGCTGGGCCGGTGTGAACGTCCCCGACGAGGTCGGCCAGCAGGCTCTCACCAATGCACTCGCCGAGAAG AGATGCATACCAGTGTTCCTGGACGAGGAGATCGTGCACCAGTACTACAACGGCTACTGCAACAACATACTCTGGCCGCTCTTCCACTACCtggggctgccgcaggaggacaggCTGGCAACCACGAGGAACTTCGAGTCGCAGTTCGACGCGTACAAGCGAGCCAACCAGATGTTTGCTGATGTCGTCTACGAGCACTACCAGGAAGGGGATGTCATCTGGTGCCATGACTACCACCTCATGTTCCTGCCCAGGTGCCTCAAGGAGCATGACATCAACATGAAGGTCGGGTGGTTCCTGCACACGCCGTTCCCTTCCTCGGAGATTTACCGCACCCTGCCATCACGCTCGGAGCTGCTTCGCTCCGTGCTCTGCGCTGATTTAGTCGG ATTTCATACATACGACTATGCAAGGCATTTCGTGAGCGCATGTACCAGGATACTCGGACTTGAGGGTACCCCTGAAGGTGTGGAGGACCAGGGAAAGTTAACACGGGTTGCAGCG TTTCCTATTGGGATAGACTCTGATCGTTTCAAAAGGGCGTTGGACATTGATGCAGCAAAAAGACATGTCAATGAATTGAAACAGCGATTTGCGGGACGGAAG GTAATGCTTGGTGTTGATCGACTTGACATGATCAAAGGAATTCCCCAAAAGATTTTGGCCTTTGAAAAGTTTCTTGAGGAAAACCCTGAATGGATTGATAAAGTGGTTCTGCTTCAAATTGCTGTGCCAACTAGAACTGACGTCCCTGAGT ATCAGAAGCTTACAAGCCAAGTGCATGAAATTGTTGGGCGCATAAATGGACGATTTGGAACATTGTCTGCTGTTCCTATTCATCATCTG GATCGATCTCTTGATTTCCATGCCTTGTGTGCTCTTTATGCAGTCACTG ATGTGGCTCTTGTAACATCACTGAGGGATGGCATGAATCTTGTAAGCTACGAATATGTTGCATGCCAGGGATCAAAAAAAGGAGTTTTGATATTGAGTGAG TTTGCCGGTGCAGCACAATCGCTTGGTGCTGGTGCCATTCTTGTAAATCCCTGGAATATTACAGAAGTTGCAGACTCAATAAAACATGCTTTAACAATGACATCTGATGAGAGAGAGAAGCGGCACAGGCATAACTACGCGCATGTAACAACTCATACCGCCCAAGATTGGGCTGAAACTTTTGTATG TGAGCTAAACGATACAGTTGCTGAAGCTCTGATGAGAACAAGACAAGTTCCTCCTGACCTTCCTAATCGAACGGCCATCCAGCAATATCTGCAGTCAAAAAATCGTTTGCTCATATTG GGTTTCAATTCAACATTGACCGAGCCAGTTGAATCCTCTGGGAGAAGGGGCGGTGATCAAATCAAGGAGATGGAACTCAAGTTGCATCCCGACTTAAAGGGTCCTTTGAGAGCCCTCTGCGAGGACGAGAGCACTACGGTTATCGTTCTCAGCGGAAGCGACAGGAGTGTTCTTGATGAA AATTTCGGAGAATTTAACTTGTGGCTGGCAGCAGAGCATGGGATGTTCTTACGCCCAACTGATGGAGAATGGATGACAACAATGCCTGAGCACCTGAACATGGATTGGGTCGACAGTGTAAAG CATGTTTTTGAGTACTTCACAGAAAGAACCCCAAGATCTCATTTTGAACATCGCGAAACATCATTTGTGTGGAACTACAAGTATGCCG ATGTTGAGTTTGGGAGGCTCCAAGCAAGGGATATGCTGCAGCACTTGTGGACCGGTCCAATCTCAAATGCAGCTGTGGATGTTGTTCAAGGGAGCCGGTCGGTTGAAGTTCGCTCTGTTGGAGTTACAAAG GGTGCTGCAATTGATCGTATTCTAGGAGAGATAGTTCACAGCAAAAGCATGGTCACTCCGATTGACTATGTACTATGTATAGGACACTTCCTAGGAAAG GACGAGGACATCTATGTGTTTTTCGACCCTGAATACCCTTCTGAACCAAAAGTGAAACCGGACGGTGCCTCGGTATCCGTGGACAGGAGGCAGAACGGGCGGCCATCCAACGGCCGGAGCAACTCGAGGAACTCGCAGGCGAGGACACAGAAGCCTCAGGTCGCGGCGCCGCCTCCGGAGAGGTCATCGTCGTCGTCCGACCACAGCACCGCAAACAACAACAGCCACCATGACTGGCGCGAAGGGTCCTCGGTGCTGGACCTCAACGGCGACAACTACTTCTCCTGCGCCGTCGGGAGGAAGCGCTCCAACGCCCGTTACCTGCTCAACTCGTCGGAGGACGTCGTCTCCTTCCTCAAGGAGATGGCCGAGTCGACGACGCCTCGCGCCGGTGGCCTCCCGCCCGGCGCCGCCGCGGATTACATGTTCTTGGATAGGCAGTAG